The proteins below come from a single Stutzerimonas stutzeri RCH2 genomic window:
- a CDS encoding tetratricopeptide repeat protein: MKHLLGLCTLVLALACQPSFALSPAGESSLRQIQTRWAEINYQLPATQREAAFARLASEAESAVVGEPQAAELHIWHGIVLSTWAGAKGGLGALGLVKQAKAELEKAIELDPQALDGSAYTSLASLYYQVPGWPIGFGDEDKAAALFKQALTLNPDGIDPNYFHGDFLLRQKRYGEARAALEKALAAPDRPGREVADAGRRDEARALLGKVKEKLE, translated from the coding sequence ATGAAGCATCTGCTCGGCCTGTGCACCCTTGTGCTGGCGCTGGCCTGCCAGCCTTCCTTCGCCCTCAGTCCGGCCGGCGAGTCGTCACTGCGCCAGATCCAGACTCGCTGGGCAGAGATCAACTACCAGCTGCCAGCGACACAGCGCGAGGCAGCGTTCGCCAGGCTCGCCTCGGAGGCGGAAAGCGCGGTGGTCGGCGAACCGCAGGCGGCCGAACTGCATATCTGGCACGGCATCGTGCTCAGCACCTGGGCCGGCGCCAAGGGCGGGCTCGGTGCGCTGGGCCTGGTCAAGCAGGCCAAGGCCGAACTGGAAAAAGCCATCGAACTCGACCCGCAGGCACTCGACGGCTCGGCCTATACCAGCCTGGCCAGCCTTTACTATCAGGTGCCCGGCTGGCCGATCGGCTTTGGTGACGAGGACAAGGCCGCGGCGCTGTTCAAGCAGGCGCTGACGCTGAACCCGGACGGCATCGATCCCAACTATTTCCACGGTGACTTCCTGCTGCGCCAGAAGCGCTATGGCGAAGCACGCGCCGCGTTGGAAAAAGCGCTGGCCGCGCCCGACCGCCCTGGTCGTGAAGTCGCCGATGCCGGTCGCCGCGACGAAGCTCGCGCGCTGCTCGGCAAGGTCAAGGAAAAACTGGAATAA
- a CDS encoding YkvA family protein: MFSLSRFTSCLRGWARQLKRDVMTLWCCARHPATPWWLRTFLFCVVAYALSPIDLIPDFIPVLGYLDDLLLLPLGIWLAIRLMPPAILSECRAQALAWENTPRPISRAGAAAVVLIWVLAASSLAYWLSRR, translated from the coding sequence ATGTTCAGCCTGTCTCGCTTCACGTCGTGCCTGCGGGGCTGGGCACGCCAGCTCAAACGTGACGTCATGACGCTCTGGTGCTGTGCCCGTCACCCGGCTACACCCTGGTGGCTGCGCACGTTTCTGTTTTGTGTGGTCGCCTACGCACTGAGCCCGATCGACCTGATTCCGGACTTCATTCCAGTGCTTGGCTACCTTGACGACCTGCTGCTGTTGCCTCTTGGTATCTGGCTGGCCATACGCCTGATGCCGCCGGCCATCCTCAGCGAGTGCCGCGCTCAGGCGCTTGCCTGGGAGAACACGCCTCGCCCGATCAGCCGGGCGGGCGCTGCCGCAGTCGTACTCATCTGGGTGCTAGCCGCCAGCTCCCTGGCCTACTGGTTGAGCAGGCGCTGA
- a CDS encoding AMP-binding protein: MQPAAERFWTTLDQHAGIALSEGPRQLSYAELRHEVATRACQLEQLGVQRVALALDNGLEWALWDLALLRAKLVCVPLPAFFSAAQQEHVLQHAGIDCLIGGPSALSERCGFQPGEAGLLLRQLETVTPVPPGTLKITYTSGTTGQPKGVCLDAEAQLAVAESLRQASLACDVQQHLCVLPLATLLENIAGLYAPLLAGARIDLRPLAEIGFSGAAGFELPCFVTTLNENRPHSLILLPQLLLALVSAAEQGVPLPTSLRFIAVGGGRVAPQLLERAERLGLPVFEGYGLSECASVVCLNTPEARCIGTVGRPLAHVGLRLADDGEVLVKGPRMLGYLGEPPQAGEWLATGDLGHFEDGFLILHGRKKHQFVTAYGRNVNPEWVEAELVQQAPIAQAWLHGEALPQNVAVLVPRHPELSDADLQAAIDRVNAGLPDYARVHHWLRADAPFTAGNGLATANGRLRRNALINRYQSAIETPQS, translated from the coding sequence ATGCAGCCTGCAGCTGAACGCTTCTGGACGACGCTCGACCAGCACGCCGGCATCGCGCTGAGCGAAGGGCCGCGCCAGCTGAGCTATGCCGAACTGCGCCATGAGGTCGCGACCCGCGCCTGCCAGCTGGAACAGCTAGGCGTGCAGCGCGTCGCTCTGGCGCTGGACAACGGCCTGGAATGGGCGCTTTGGGATCTGGCCCTGCTGCGCGCCAAGCTGGTCTGCGTGCCGCTGCCGGCATTCTTTTCCGCGGCGCAGCAGGAGCACGTGCTGCAGCACGCCGGTATCGACTGCCTGATCGGCGGGCCGAGCGCGCTCAGCGAGCGTTGCGGCTTCCAGCCAGGCGAAGCCGGCCTGCTGTTGCGCCAGCTGGAGACCGTCACCCCGGTGCCGCCCGGCACGCTGAAGATCACCTATACCTCCGGCACCACCGGCCAGCCCAAGGGCGTCTGCCTGGATGCCGAAGCGCAGCTGGCGGTGGCCGAGAGCCTGCGGCAGGCCAGCCTGGCCTGCGATGTGCAGCAGCACCTGTGCGTGCTGCCGCTGGCCACCCTACTGGAGAACATCGCCGGGCTCTACGCGCCGCTGCTGGCGGGGGCACGGATCGATTTGCGTCCGCTGGCGGAGATCGGTTTCAGCGGCGCCGCAGGTTTCGAGCTGCCGTGCTTTGTCACGACGCTGAACGAAAACCGGCCGCACAGCCTGATCCTGCTGCCGCAGCTGCTGCTGGCGCTGGTCAGCGCCGCCGAACAGGGCGTACCGCTGCCGACTTCGCTGCGCTTCATCGCCGTCGGTGGCGGCCGGGTCGCGCCGCAGCTGCTGGAACGCGCCGAGCGCCTCGGGTTGCCGGTGTTCGAGGGCTACGGGTTGTCCGAATGCGCCTCGGTGGTCTGTCTGAACACGCCTGAGGCGCGATGCATCGGCACGGTCGGCCGGCCGCTGGCGCACGTCGGGCTGCGCCTGGCCGATGATGGCGAGGTGCTGGTCAAAGGCCCGCGCATGCTTGGCTACCTCGGCGAACCGCCGCAGGCTGGCGAGTGGCTTGCCACCGGCGACCTCGGCCATTTCGAGGACGGCTTCCTGATCCTGCACGGGCGCAAGAAGCACCAGTTCGTCACCGCCTACGGGCGCAACGTCAACCCCGAGTGGGTGGAGGCCGAGCTGGTCCAGCAGGCGCCGATCGCCCAGGCCTGGCTGCATGGCGAAGCCCTGCCACAGAACGTCGCGGTGCTGGTGCCGCGGCATCCCGAACTCAGCGATGCGGATCTGCAGGCGGCAATCGACCGGGTCAACGCCGGCCTGCCGGACTACGCCCGCGTGCACCACTGGTTGCGTGCCGACGCGCCTTTCACTGCCGGCAACGGCCTGGCAACCGCCAACGGCCGTCTGCGCCGCAACGCCCTCATCAACCGTTACCAATCGGCGATCGAGACCCCTCAGTCCTGA
- a CDS encoding TenA family transcriptional regulator, with translation MDFFDQLQHQTNTEREYLLAAPIIHAALAGTATRVQYIAFLTQAYHHVKHTVPLLMACGARLPERLEWLREAIAEYIEEEIGHQEWILNDIRACGGDADAVRHGQPALPTELMVAYVYDRIARHNPASFFGMVNVLEGTSIALATQAAGVLQDKLQLPAKAFSYLTSHGSLDLEHIEFFKRLMNRLDNEDDKAAVVHTARVVYRLYGDIFRGLTAAEHDHAAA, from the coding sequence ATGGATTTCTTTGACCAGTTGCAACACCAGACCAATACCGAACGCGAATACCTGTTGGCCGCACCGATCATTCATGCGGCGCTCGCCGGCACCGCTACCCGCGTGCAGTACATCGCCTTCCTCACCCAGGCCTACCACCACGTCAAGCACACCGTGCCGCTGCTGATGGCCTGCGGCGCGCGCCTGCCGGAACGGCTGGAATGGCTGCGCGAGGCGATCGCCGAATACATCGAGGAAGAGATCGGCCACCAGGAATGGATCCTCAACGATATCCGCGCCTGTGGCGGTGACGCCGATGCGGTGCGCCACGGCCAGCCGGCGCTGCCCACCGAACTGATGGTCGCCTACGTCTACGACCGCATCGCCCGGCACAACCCGGCGAGCTTCTTCGGCATGGTCAACGTGCTCGAAGGCACCAGCATCGCCCTGGCCACCCAGGCCGCCGGCGTGCTGCAGGACAAGCTGCAGCTGCCGGCCAAGGCATTCAGCTACCTCACCTCCCACGGCAGCCTGGACCTGGAACACATCGAGTTCTTCAAGCGCCTGATGAACCGCCTCGATAACGAGGACGACAAGGCCGCCGTGGTGCACACCGCACGGGTGGTCTACCGCCTCTACGGCGACATCTTTCGCGGCCTGACCGCGGCGGAGCACGACCATGCAGCTGCGTGA
- a CDS encoding ATP-binding protein → MLRRSIRQRTLALLLCTLLVALSLISWRSYRDASHEIEELFDAQLAQSARLVQGLVGHEMDPQAHRALQAALDAAVNARRDQGVPGHDYETKLGFQVYAADGSTLLQSAGAPNGALQQLQAGLGAPATPLARLSAGYHDVMLDGHAWRLFLLQDREDDLWILLSERGDVRGELVGKIARRSLLPDLIGLPLLALLIWFAVGWGLRPLARMAQLLKSRDPDNLAPLLLAPLPQELEPVAASLNRLLQQVNQLIEREKRFIADAAHELRTPLAVLRIHAQNAQQAQDEQERAQALEQLVVGVDRTTRVVTQLLTLARLEPSAQQLRLAPLDLRALARATLAELTPLAIAQDQTLTLEVDEQADCSLTGDAASLTTLLQNLVSNALEYTPHGGQIEVQLHGDAEQLILAVDDSGPGISAELRPQLFERFFRLGGGQGAGLGLSIVARIAELHGASVELLDSPLGGLRVLVQLPRVLAVPASF, encoded by the coding sequence ATGCTGAGGCGTTCGATTCGCCAGCGCACCCTGGCGCTGCTGCTCTGCACCCTGCTGGTAGCGCTGAGCCTGATCTCCTGGCGCAGCTATCGCGACGCCAGTCATGAGATCGAGGAATTGTTCGATGCCCAGCTGGCGCAGAGTGCGCGACTGGTGCAGGGGCTGGTCGGCCACGAGATGGACCCGCAGGCACACCGCGCATTGCAGGCGGCGCTGGACGCGGCGGTGAACGCCCGCCGCGACCAGGGCGTGCCGGGCCATGACTACGAGACCAAGCTGGGGTTTCAGGTGTATGCCGCCGATGGCAGTACCCTGCTGCAATCGGCCGGCGCGCCCAACGGCGCGCTTCAGCAACTGCAGGCCGGTCTCGGCGCGCCGGCGACGCCTCTTGCGCGCCTGTCCGCCGGCTACCACGACGTGATGCTCGACGGGCACGCCTGGCGCCTGTTCCTGTTGCAGGACCGCGAAGACGACCTGTGGATTCTGCTCAGCGAGCGTGGCGACGTGCGCGGCGAGCTGGTCGGCAAGATCGCCCGACGCAGCCTGCTGCCGGACCTGATCGGCCTGCCGCTGCTGGCACTGCTGATCTGGTTCGCGGTCGGCTGGGGCCTGCGGCCGCTGGCACGCATGGCTCAGTTGCTCAAGAGCCGCGATCCAGACAACCTCGCGCCGCTGTTGCTGGCACCACTGCCACAGGAACTGGAACCGGTGGCGGCCTCGCTCAATCGCCTGCTGCAACAGGTCAACCAACTGATCGAACGCGAGAAGCGCTTCATCGCCGACGCCGCCCATGAATTGCGCACCCCGCTGGCGGTGCTGCGCATCCACGCGCAGAACGCGCAGCAGGCACAGGACGAACAGGAGCGTGCGCAAGCACTCGAGCAGCTGGTGGTCGGCGTGGACCGCACCACCCGCGTGGTCACGCAGCTGCTCACCCTGGCACGCCTTGAACCCAGTGCCCAGCAATTGCGTCTGGCGCCCCTGGATCTGCGCGCCCTGGCGCGCGCGACACTGGCCGAGCTCACCCCGCTGGCCATCGCCCAGGACCAGACGCTGACCCTGGAGGTGGACGAACAGGCCGATTGCAGCCTCACCGGCGATGCCGCGAGCCTGACCACCTTGTTGCAGAACCTGGTGAGCAATGCGCTGGAATACACACCCCATGGAGGGCAGATCGAGGTGCAGCTGCACGGCGATGCCGAACAGCTGATCCTCGCGGTGGATGACAGCGGCCCGGGCATCAGCGCCGAACTGCGTCCCCAGCTGTTCGAGCGCTTCTTCCGCCTCGGCGGCGGCCAGGGTGCCGGCCTCGGTTTGTCGATTGTCGCGCGAATCGCCGAGCTGCACGGTGCCAGCGTCGAGCTGCTGGACTCGCCACTGGGCGGCCTGCGGGTCCTCGTGCAGCTGCCGCGGGTTCTCGCGGTGCCTGCTTCCTTCTAG
- a CDS encoding SDR family oxidoreductase translates to MQLRDARILLTGANGGIGRVLVERLCAGEARLLLVGRDSLALEALARRFPGQVSLVCADLSQRSGRQTVLAAARRFGALNCVINAAGVNQFSLLEEQDEDAIARLIGVNVTATLQLTHLLLPLLRQQPRALLVNLGSTFGSIGYPGFTAYCASKFALRGFSEALRRELADSHIKVLYVAPRATRTAMNSADVVAMNNELKVEMDDPQEVARQIVHAITAEREELYLGWPEKLFVRLNGLLPRLVDQALRKQLPVIKRFARAEQPLPPSQTTSTGDHP, encoded by the coding sequence ATGCAGCTGCGTGACGCGCGCATCCTGCTCACCGGCGCCAACGGCGGGATCGGCCGAGTGCTGGTCGAGCGACTCTGCGCCGGCGAAGCCCGACTGCTGCTGGTCGGGCGCGACAGTCTCGCCCTCGAGGCGCTCGCCCGACGCTTTCCCGGTCAGGTCAGCCTGGTGTGCGCCGACCTCAGCCAGCGCAGCGGGCGGCAAACGGTGCTCGCCGCCGCACGCCGCTTCGGCGCGCTCAACTGCGTGATCAACGCCGCCGGGGTCAATCAGTTCAGCCTGCTGGAGGAACAGGACGAGGACGCCATCGCCCGGCTGATCGGCGTCAACGTCACCGCCACACTGCAGCTGACTCACCTGCTGCTGCCGCTGCTGCGCCAGCAACCGCGGGCGCTGCTGGTCAATCTCGGTTCAACCTTCGGCTCGATCGGCTACCCCGGCTTCACCGCCTACTGCGCGAGCAAGTTCGCCCTGCGTGGCTTCTCCGAAGCGCTGCGGCGCGAACTGGCCGACAGCCACATCAAGGTGCTCTACGTCGCGCCCCGCGCCACCCGTACGGCAATGAACAGCGCCGATGTGGTGGCGATGAACAACGAGCTGAAGGTGGAGATGGATGATCCGCAAGAAGTCGCGCGGCAGATCGTCCACGCCATCACTGCCGAGCGAGAGGAGCTCTACCTCGGCTGGCCGGAAAAACTCTTCGTACGCCTCAACGGCCTCTTGCCGCGCCTGGTCGACCAGGCCCTGCGCAAACAGCTGCCGGTGATCAAGCGCTTCGCCCGTGCTGAACAACCGCTGCCGCCCTCCCAAACCACTTCGACCGGAGATCACCCATGA
- a CDS encoding response regulator transcription factor translates to MRILLVEDDRALGEGIRTALKPEGYTVDWLQDGASALHALSHESFELAILDLGLPRLDGLEVLKRLRAAANPVPVLVLTARDATGDRIAGLDAGADDYLVKPFDVAELKARLRALLRRSFNRPEPSLEYRGILLDPVNQQVSYQGTPINLPRKEFVLLHELLAQPGRVLTRDRLQQVLYGWDEEVESNALEVHIHHLRKKFFPELIRTVRGVGYLVDKC, encoded by the coding sequence ATGCGCATTCTGCTGGTGGAAGACGATCGTGCCCTCGGTGAGGGCATCCGCACCGCACTCAAGCCCGAGGGCTACACGGTCGACTGGCTGCAGGACGGCGCCAGCGCGTTGCACGCGCTCAGCCACGAGAGCTTCGAGCTGGCGATTCTCGACCTTGGCTTGCCGCGATTGGATGGGCTGGAAGTGCTCAAGCGCCTGCGCGCTGCCGCCAACCCAGTGCCGGTGCTGGTGCTCACCGCACGCGATGCCACCGGCGACCGCATTGCCGGCCTGGATGCCGGTGCCGACGATTATCTGGTCAAGCCGTTCGACGTGGCCGAGCTCAAGGCGCGTCTGCGCGCCCTGCTCCGGCGCAGCTTCAACCGCCCGGAGCCGAGCCTGGAATACCGCGGCATCCTGCTCGATCCGGTCAACCAGCAGGTCAGTTACCAGGGCACGCCGATCAATCTGCCGCGCAAGGAGTTCGTCCTGCTCCACGAACTGCTCGCCCAGCCCGGCCGCGTGCTGACCCGCGACCGCCTGCAACAGGTGCTCTACGGCTGGGACGAGGAAGTCGAGAGCAATGCGCTGGAGGTGCACATCCACCACCTGCGCAAAAAATTCTTTCCCGAGCTGATTCGCACCGTGCGCGGTGTCGGCTATCTGGTGGACAAATGCTGA
- a CDS encoding thermostable hemolysin, which translates to MELPWVDQTDVLARIGREPALTLQLAQADAGERRAALEGFIRQRFAEHYQARVRHFMPCLLGLHDQNGEVQGAVGLRSAQRRPLFLERYLDEPIERAVSQRCGLEVARAEIVEVGNLAAFGNASARLLIVALTDLLVAQGFRWVVFTGTSALLNSFQRLALDPLPLGLADPTRMGDELADWGSYYASRPQLMAGEILPGHQRLLQLGLYARLGYQPLFDTTEAPHAACS; encoded by the coding sequence ATGGAACTGCCCTGGGTTGATCAAACTGACGTACTGGCACGTATCGGCCGTGAGCCGGCGCTGACCCTGCAACTGGCGCAGGCCGATGCAGGCGAGCGGCGCGCAGCGCTGGAAGGCTTCATCCGTCAACGCTTCGCCGAGCACTATCAGGCCCGGGTGCGGCACTTCATGCCCTGCTTGCTGGGCCTGCACGACCAGAACGGCGAGGTGCAGGGCGCGGTCGGGCTGCGCAGCGCCCAGCGCCGGCCGCTGTTTCTCGAGCGTTATCTGGATGAGCCGATCGAGCGGGCTGTCAGCCAGCGCTGCGGCCTGGAGGTGGCGCGCGCAGAGATCGTCGAAGTCGGCAATCTGGCCGCTTTCGGCAATGCCTCGGCACGGCTGCTGATCGTCGCGCTGACCGACCTCCTGGTCGCTCAGGGCTTTCGCTGGGTGGTGTTCACCGGCACGTCGGCGCTGCTCAACAGCTTCCAGCGCCTGGCACTCGATCCGCTGCCGCTGGGCCTCGCCGACCCGACACGGATGGGCGATGAGCTGGCCGACTGGGGCAGCTACTACGCCAGCCGTCCGCAGCTGATGGCCGGCGAGATCCTGCCCGGCCACCAGCGCCTGCTACAGCTCGGCCTCTATGCGCGGCTCGGCTATCAGCCGCTGTTCGACACCACGGAGGCGCCCCATGCAGCCTGCAGCTGA
- a CDS encoding cytochrome b: MNIKAETARYGRLSIGLHWLMLLLIAAVYATIELKGNFPKGSEPRELLKHWHFMLGLTVFGLVWLRLIARWLHPAPKAVVGAGWERALAKLMHLALYALMIGLPLLGWLTLSAAGKPIPFFGLELPALLGANQDLAGEFKELHETLAVAGYWLIGLHAAAALFHQYVRRDGTLQRMLPRHRQA, from the coding sequence ATGAACATCAAGGCAGAAACGGCGAGATACGGGCGGCTTTCCATCGGACTGCACTGGCTGATGCTGCTGTTGATCGCGGCGGTTTACGCGACCATCGAACTGAAGGGCAATTTCCCCAAGGGCAGCGAGCCACGGGAGCTGCTCAAGCACTGGCATTTCATGCTCGGGCTGACGGTGTTCGGGCTGGTCTGGCTGCGTCTGATTGCGCGCTGGCTGCATCCCGCACCAAAGGCGGTGGTCGGGGCCGGTTGGGAACGGGCGCTGGCCAAGCTCATGCACCTGGCGCTGTACGCGCTGATGATCGGCCTGCCGCTGCTCGGCTGGCTGACCCTGAGCGCGGCGGGCAAGCCGATTCCGTTCTTCGGCCTTGAGCTGCCGGCGCTGCTCGGTGCCAACCAGGATCTGGCCGGCGAGTTCAAGGAACTGCATGAAACGCTGGCAGTAGCCGGCTACTGGCTGATCGGCCTGCATGCGGCGGCGGCGCTGTTCCACCAGTACGTGCGCCGCGACGGCACCCTGCAACGCATGCTGCCGCGCCATCGCCAGGCCTGA
- the glp gene encoding gephyrin-like molybdotransferase Glp — protein sequence MSACGCDTGGLKPVDEAIAELLARVPAPPSVEEVALRDALGRVLAEPLDASFPVPPWDNSAMDGYALRAADLPAEGGALPLAGRIAAGDTASQQLPAGHAVRIFTGAPLPPGADTVVAQENCRVEGDRIWLPAVKAGDNVRCLGEETAAGERLIDAGKRLRPQELGLLATFGVARVKVYRRLRVALLSSGNELREPGEPLDAGQIYNSNRYSLLGVLQSLGCEVHDYPILIDDLGASRDALADAASRFDLIITSGGVSVGEEDHLKQAIRELGELHLWRLAIQPGKPLAFGEVNGTPWIGLPGNPAAALVTSLVVARPFLLRAQGCTQVQVTPLRLPADFAWRKANVRQQFLRARLEAVDGRLEVRLFPRQGSAMLTSATWADGLAIVECGRTLAEGELVQYLPFSELLG from the coding sequence ATGAGCGCCTGTGGCTGCGATACCGGCGGGCTGAAGCCGGTCGACGAGGCCATCGCCGAGCTGCTGGCACGGGTGCCGGCGCCGCCCTCGGTGGAAGAGGTCGCGCTGCGCGATGCCCTCGGTCGCGTGCTCGCCGAGCCGCTGGACGCCAGCTTTCCGGTGCCGCCCTGGGACAACAGCGCAATGGACGGCTACGCCCTGCGCGCCGCCGATCTGCCGGCCGAGGGCGGTGCGCTGCCGCTGGCCGGACGCATCGCCGCCGGTGACACCGCCAGCCAGCAGCTGCCGGCCGGACATGCGGTGCGCATCTTCACCGGCGCGCCATTGCCGCCGGGCGCCGATACCGTGGTCGCCCAGGAAAACTGCCGCGTTGAAGGCGATCGTATCTGGCTGCCGGCGGTGAAGGCAGGTGACAACGTGCGCTGCCTGGGCGAGGAAACCGCCGCCGGCGAGCGATTGATCGATGCCGGCAAGCGCCTGCGCCCGCAGGAGCTCGGCCTGCTGGCGACCTTTGGCGTGGCGCGGGTGAAGGTCTATCGGCGTCTGCGCGTGGCGCTGCTGTCCAGCGGCAACGAGCTGCGCGAGCCGGGCGAGCCGCTGGACGCCGGGCAGATCTACAACTCCAACCGCTACAGCCTGCTCGGCGTGTTGCAGAGCCTCGGCTGCGAGGTGCACGACTACCCGATCCTGATCGACGATCTGGGCGCCAGCCGCGACGCGCTGGCCGATGCGGCGAGCCGCTTCGACCTGATCATCACCTCGGGCGGTGTTTCGGTGGGCGAGGAGGATCACCTCAAGCAGGCGATCCGCGAACTCGGCGAGCTGCACCTGTGGCGCCTGGCGATCCAGCCAGGCAAGCCGTTGGCTTTCGGCGAGGTCAACGGTACGCCCTGGATCGGTCTGCCCGGCAACCCGGCGGCGGCGCTGGTCACCTCGCTGGTGGTGGCGCGGCCGTTCCTGTTGCGTGCGCAGGGCTGCACGCAGGTGCAGGTCACACCGCTGCGCCTGCCGGCCGATTTCGCCTGGCGCAAGGCCAACGTGCGCCAGCAGTTCCTGCGCGCCCGGCTCGAAGCGGTCGATGGCCGTCTCGAGGTCCGACTGTTCCCACGCCAGGGTTCGGCCATGCTGACCTCGGCGACCTGGGCCGACGGCCTGGCCATCGTCGAATGCGGGCGTACCCTGGCCGAAGGCGAGCTGGTGCAGTACCTGCCGTTCAGCGAACTGCTCGGCTGA
- a CDS encoding SdiA-regulated domain-containing protein, whose amino-acid sequence MMQTSFYSSHRLGALLRRRYGLLGLLVLLSACVVTAVALHWNERLYFNLTQLINVTGQDVTNRWLPGYAVVIDGKPVRGISQNLSAVSYDADLDRLLAVVNGGPTELVALSKTGELLERYPLQGFGDIEGVTYMGHGRVAVSDERAQQISIFRLPAQPRPIEASEAQFFSLGINLNGNKGFEGLTYDAAGDRLFIVKERDPRQLYEVGGVAASLEGPLQLTIRDRSDWIADQVFATDLSDIHFDAATGHLILLSDESRLLMELSDSGRMLSYRSLNRWFGGLQRSAPHPEGVTIDNDGTLFVVSEPNLFYSFRRAEG is encoded by the coding sequence ATGATGCAAACCAGCTTTTACAGCAGCCACCGTCTGGGCGCATTGCTCCGTCGTCGCTACGGGCTGCTCGGCCTGCTCGTATTGCTGTCCGCCTGCGTGGTGACGGCAGTGGCGCTGCACTGGAACGAGCGGCTGTACTTCAACCTTACCCAGCTGATCAACGTGACCGGGCAGGACGTGACGAACCGTTGGCTGCCTGGCTACGCAGTGGTCATCGATGGCAAGCCGGTGAGGGGGATAAGCCAGAACCTTTCGGCGGTCAGCTATGACGCGGATCTGGATCGCCTGCTCGCGGTCGTGAACGGCGGTCCGACCGAGCTGGTGGCATTGAGCAAGACCGGTGAGTTGCTCGAGCGTTATCCGCTGCAGGGTTTCGGTGACATCGAAGGCGTGACCTACATGGGGCACGGGCGCGTGGCCGTTTCCGATGAGCGAGCGCAGCAGATCAGCATCTTCCGCTTGCCGGCGCAGCCGCGGCCGATCGAAGCGTCCGAGGCGCAGTTCTTTTCCCTCGGGATCAACCTCAACGGCAACAAGGGCTTCGAAGGGCTGACGTACGATGCGGCGGGCGACCGGCTGTTCATCGTCAAGGAGCGCGACCCGCGCCAGCTCTACGAGGTCGGTGGCGTCGCTGCCAGCCTTGAGGGGCCGCTGCAACTGACCATTCGCGATCGCAGTGACTGGATCGCGGATCAGGTGTTCGCCACCGATCTGTCGGATATCCACTTCGACGCCGCCACCGGGCACCTGATTCTGCTCAGTGACGAGTCGCGCCTGCTCATGGAGCTCAGCGACAGCGGGCGCATGCTCAGCTATCGCAGCCTCAATCGCTGGTTCGGTGGCCTGCAACGATCCGCGCCGCACCCCGAGGGCGTCACCATCGACAATGACGGCACCCTGTTCGTCGTCAGCGAGCCGAATCTGTTCTATAGCTTCCGCCGTGCGGAGGGTTGA
- the moaB gene encoding molybdenum cofactor biosynthesis protein B produces the protein MAHLSNTEFQPLSIAVLTVSDTRNIDSDTSGQALIDGLQSAGHTLAERAIVKDDIWQIRARVCSWIASENVQVVLITGGTGFTARDNTPQAVQPLLDKDVDGFGELFRYVSLGEIGTSTVQSRALAGMSNGTLVCCLPGSTNACRTAWNKILVEQLDSRTKPCNFVPHLKASAVEYCGPRS, from the coding sequence ATGGCTCACCTGTCCAACACCGAATTCCAGCCCCTGAGCATTGCGGTGCTCACGGTGAGCGACACCCGCAACATCGATTCCGATACATCCGGCCAGGCGCTGATCGACGGCCTGCAGAGCGCCGGCCACACCCTGGCCGAGCGGGCCATCGTCAAGGACGATATCTGGCAGATCCGCGCCCGCGTCTGCAGCTGGATTGCCAGCGAGAACGTGCAGGTGGTGCTGATCACCGGCGGCACCGGTTTCACCGCCCGCGACAACACTCCACAGGCGGTACAGCCGCTGCTGGACAAAGACGTCGACGGCTTCGGCGAGCTGTTCCGCTACGTTTCGCTGGGCGAGATCGGCACCTCCACCGTGCAGTCCCGCGCGCTGGCCGGCATGAGCAACGGCACGCTGGTCTGCTGCCTGCCCGGTTCGACCAACGCCTGCCGCACCGCCTGGAACAAGATCCTCGTCGAGCAGCTGGATAGCCGCACCAAGCCCTGCAACTTCGTCCCGCACCTCAAGGCCTCCGCCGTCGAATACTGCGGGCCACGCTCATGA